A single Fundulus heteroclitus isolate FHET01 chromosome 4, MU-UCD_Fhet_4.1, whole genome shotgun sequence DNA region contains:
- the sema6dl gene encoding sema domain, transmembrane domain (TM), and cytoplasmic domain, (semaphorin) 6D, like isoform X4 — MGQGAAVLLSKVLLLLAASRTLLAVSFPEDIVPLDVVDAHFTRRYPVFRGRPSVNDSQHRLDFQLMTKIQDTLFIAGRDQVYLVSLRESYRNEIISYRKLTWRSGQGDREMCAVKGKHRDECHNFIKVLVPRNDDLVFICGTNGFNPMCRYYRLDNLEFDGEEINGLARCPFDSKQTNVALFAEGKLYSATVADFQASDSVIYRSMGDGSALRTIKYDSKWLKEPHFLHAAEYGNYVYFFYREIAVEHSNLGKVVYSRVARICKNDVGGSQRVLEKHWTSFVKARLNCSVPGESFFYFDVLQSITDIISINGVPSVVGVFTTQMNSIPGSAVCAFSMTDIEKVFMGRFKEQKTPDSVWTPFPEEKLPKPRPGSCAGHGPAASYKNSVEFPDDTLQFIKSHPLMDTAVPSIGDEPWFTKTRVRYRLTALAVDGQAGPHKNYTVVFIGAESGVVLKVLAKTSLVSLNDSLLLEEIDVFNKAKCPSNREDDKRVLSLHVDNNTHSLYVAFSSCVIRIPLSRCERHSSCQKSCIASRDPYCGWKPHGACERILPGVLKGYEQDVEYGNTTHLGDCQGVWDNHTGDSNQMVHMNILITCVFAAFLMGALLAGLIVFCYRDSVLRKPRHVHKDMESAPSCSDSTGSFVKLNGLFDSPVKEYQTNIDSPKLFTNLLSNGKDLNTPNGDTKTMILRDGCQPPELSALPTPESTPVLQQKGLQPIKNQWEKAHGKASGSRKEANTSAKSPHFLSSSPAPTNTNSNHPHLALGHSNIPSAVVLPNATHDQPNLDNGDETLPHSSEKKLKNPDGKGNRKEQKRSVDARNTLNDLLKHLNDSVANPKAILQEESGPRPRPHLMLEPMEELTEVPPAVPSREASLYSPSSSLPRHSPTKRVDVPMPSTPTTPTGSLSMGGTLERQRGGYQLHRSASHRQSLSTSPNGVTMGVSVSRGHSMNRGGYMPPTPPSRLDSHGAMVAPGMHSPHPPSVSRQSSYSGHGSLPRTGLKRTPSLKPDVPPKPNGFPPQTPQMRVVNKYSY; from the exons ATGGGCCAGGGAGCTGCGGTTCTGCTCAGCAAGGTTCTGCTATTGCTGGCAGCCTCACGCACTCTACTCGCAGTCAGCTTCCCGGAGGACATCGTGCCCCTCGACGTCGTCGACGCGCACT TTACTCGGAGGTACCCAGTGTTCAGAGGCAGGCCCTCTGTCAACGACTCGCAGCATCGCCTCGACTTTCAGCTGATGACCAAGATACAGGACACGTTATTTATCGCTGGCAG AGATCAGGTGTACCTCGTCAGTCTCCGAGAATCCTACAGGAATGAGATCATTTCTTACCGG AAGTTAACGTGGAGATCGGGCCAAGGTGACAGAGAGATGTGTGCTGTGAAGGGAAAACATAGA GATGAGTGCCACAACTTTATTAAAGTGCTCGTTCCCAGAAACGATGACCTGGTGTTCATCTGTGGCACCAACGGCTTCAACCCCATGTGCAGATACTACAGG CTGGATAACCTCGAGTTTGACGGGGAAGAGATCAATGGTTTGGCCCGGTGCCCGTTCGACTCCAAGCAAACCAACGTGGCCCTGTTCGCTG aaGGGAAGCTGTATTCTGCAACCGTGGCTGACTTCCAGGCCAGCGATTCTGTCATCTATCGTAGTATGGGTGATGGATCAGCTCTGAGAACAATCAAATATGATTCCAAATGGCTAAAAG agCCTCATTTCCTGCACGCAGCCGAGTATGGGAATTACGTGTACTTTTTCTACCGGGAGATTGCCGTGGAACACAGCAATTTGGGCAAG GTTGTTTATTCCCGAGTGGCCCGGATCTGTAAAAATGACGTGGGCGGGTCACAGAGGGTGCTGGAGAAGCACTGGACGTCTTTCGTGAAGGCAAGGCTGAACTGTTCCGTGCCGGGGGAGTCCTTCTTCTACTTTGATGTGCTTCAGTCAATCACCGACATCATCAGCATCAACGGCGTCCCCTCCGTGGTGGGCGTGTTCACGACACAGATGAACAG TATTCCAGGGTCAGCAGTGTGTGCCTTCTCCATGACTGATATAGAGAAAGTGTTCATGGGCCGGTTCAAGGAGCAGAAGACCCCTGACTCGGTGTGGACGCCGTTTCCAGAGGAGAAGCTGCCAAAACCACG ACCTGGGAGTTGTGCGGGTCACGGTCCAGCTGCATCCTATAAGAACTCCGTGGAGTTTCCAGACGACACCCTGCAGTTCATCAAGTCCCACCCCCTCATGGACACAGCTGTGCCTTCGATTGGGGACGAGCCTTGGTTCACCAAGACACGTGTCCG GTACCGACTGACAGCGCTGGCTGTAGACGGTCAAGCAGGACCCCATAAGAACTACACGGTGGTCTTCATCGGCGCCGAATCTGGGGTCGTCCTCAAGGTTTTAGCAAAGACCTCCCTTGTATCCCTGAACGACAGCCTGTTACTGGAGGAGATCGACGTCTTCAATAAGGCCAA GTGCCCGTCTAACCGTGAGGATGACAAGCGTGTCCTCTCGCTGCATGTGGACAACAACACACACAGCCTTTATGTCGCATTTTCAAGCTGTGTCATCCGTATTCCCCTGAGTCGCTGTGAAAGGCACTCCTCCTGCCAAAA GTCATGCATTGCATCAAGGGACCCTTACTGTGGCTGGAAGCCCCACGGAGCCTGTGAGAGGATACTGCCCGGTGTTTT GAAAGGATACGAGCAAGACGTTGAATACGGGAACACCACCCACCTCGGAGATTGTCAAG GTGTGTGGGATAATCATACAGGTGACAGCAACCAGATGGTCCACATGAACATCCTCATCACCTGCGTCTTTGCGGCTTTTCTCATGGGGGCTCTCCTGGCCGGGCTAATTGTTTTCTGTTACCGAGACTCTGTCCTCCGTAAACCAAGACATGTCCACAAGGACATGGAGTCTGCACCATCCTGCTCTGACTCTACTGGGAGTTTTGTAAAACTCAATGGCCTGTTTGATAGCCCTGTAAAG GAGTACCAAACCAACATTGATTCTCCCAAGCTGTTCACCAATCTGCTGAGCAATGGTAAAGACTTAAATACGCCCAATGGTGACACCAAGACCATGATCCTGCGAGACGGCTGTCAGCCCCCTGAGTTGTCTGCTCTGCCCACACCAGAGTCTACCCCAGTTCTTCAGCAAAAAGGCCTGCAGCCCATCAAAAATCAGTGGGAAAAAGCACATGGAAAAGCCAGTGGGTCCCGTAAGGAGGCGAACACATCAGCCAAGAGTCCACATTTCCTTTCTTCTTCACCTGCACCTACTAACACCAACTCCAACCACCCTCACCTCGCCCTGGGTCACTCCAATATCCCCAGTGCGGTTGTGTTGCCCAACGCCACACATGACCAGCCTAACCTCGACAATGGCGATGAAACTTTGCCACATTCATCTGAAAAGAAACTCAAGAATCCAGATGGTAAGGGGAACAGGAAAGAACAGAAGAGGTCTGTGGATGCTAGGAATACTCTCAATGACCTTTTAAAACATCTCAATGACTCTGTGGCCAACCCTAAGGCCATTCTACAAGAAGAATCAGGGCCCCGCCCGAGGCCTCATCTCATGCTGGAGCCCATGGAGGAACTGACTGAAGTACCCCCAGCTGTGCCCAGCCGTGAGGCTTCCTTGtactctccctcctcctctctacCAAGGCACAGCCCCACTAAAAGAGTTGATGTGCCCATGCCCTCTACTCCCACTACACCCACGGGAAGCTTGAGTATGGGGGGCACCCTGGAGAGGCAAAGAGGGGGTTACCAACTCCACCGGAGTGCCTCTCATAGGCAGTCCTTATCAACCTCACCAAATGGGGTAACCATGGGGGTGTCTGTGTCTCGCGGGCACAGTATGAATAGAGGAGGATACATGCCCCCAACCCCACCCTCAAGACTTGACTCTCATGGTGCAATGGTAGCACCCGGGATGCACTCTCCCCACCCACCTTCTGTTTCCCGACAGAGTAGCTACAGTGGGCATGGCTCGCTTCCCCGAACAGGACTTAAAAGGACCCCATCATTAAAGCCAGACGTGCCCCCAAAACCCAATGGGTTTCCTCCACAGACTCCACAAATGCGAGTGGTCAACAAGTACAGTTATTAA
- the sema6dl gene encoding sema domain, transmembrane domain (TM), and cytoplasmic domain, (semaphorin) 6D, like isoform X2: MGQGAAVLLSKVLLLLAASRTLLAVSFPEDIVPLDVVDAHFTRRYPVFRGRPSVNDSQHRLDFQLMTKIQDTLFIAGRDQVYLVSLRESYRNEIISYRKLTWRSGQGDREMCAVKGKHRDECHNFIKVLVPRNDDLVFICGTNGFNPMCRYYRLDNLEFDGEEINGLARCPFDSKQTNVALFAEGKLYSATVADFQASDSVIYRSMGDGSALRTIKYDSKWLKEPHFLHAAEYGNYVYFFYREIAVEHSNLGKVVYSRVARICKNDVGGSQRVLEKHWTSFVKARLNCSVPGESFFYFDVLQSITDIISINGVPSVVGVFTTQMNSIPGSAVCAFSMTDIEKVFMGRFKEQKTPDSVWTPFPEEKLPKPRPGSCAGHGPAASYKNSVEFPDDTLQFIKSHPLMDTAVPSIGDEPWFTKTRVRYRLTALAVDGQAGPHKNYTVVFIGAESGVVLKVLAKTSLVSLNDSLLLEEIDVFNKAKCPSNREDDKRVLSLHVDNNTHSLYVAFSSCVIRIPLSRCERHSSCQKSCIASRDPYCGWKPHGACERILPGVLKGYEQDVEYGNTTHLGDCQDMAFSSAPVTVQPSGPIQPPVLIPSQSPSSGPDPELQDDPATSHSINSLSGGQEGVWDNHTGDSNQMVHMNILITCVFAAFLMGALLAGLIVFCYRDSVLRKPRHVHKDMESAPSCSDSTGSFVKLNGLFDSPVKEYQTNIDSPKLFTNLLSNGKDLNTPNGDTKTMILRDGCQPPELSALPTPESTPVLQQKGLQPIKNQWEKAHGKASGSRKEANTSAKSPHFLSSSPAPTNTNSNHPHLALGHSNIPSAVVLPNATHDQPNLDNGDETLPHSSEKKLKNPDGKGNRKEQKRSVDARNTLNDLLKHLNDSVANPKAILQEESGPRPRPHLMLEPMEELTEVPPAVPSREASLYSPSSSLPRHSPTKRVDVPMPSTPTTPTGSLSMGGTLERQRGGYQLHRSASHRQSLSTSPNGVTMGVSVSRGHSMNRGGYMPPTPPSRLDSHGAMVAPGMHSPHPPSVSRQSSYSGHGSLPRTGLKRTPSLKPDVPPKPNGFPPQTPQMRVVNKYSY, translated from the exons ATGGGCCAGGGAGCTGCGGTTCTGCTCAGCAAGGTTCTGCTATTGCTGGCAGCCTCACGCACTCTACTCGCAGTCAGCTTCCCGGAGGACATCGTGCCCCTCGACGTCGTCGACGCGCACT TTACTCGGAGGTACCCAGTGTTCAGAGGCAGGCCCTCTGTCAACGACTCGCAGCATCGCCTCGACTTTCAGCTGATGACCAAGATACAGGACACGTTATTTATCGCTGGCAG AGATCAGGTGTACCTCGTCAGTCTCCGAGAATCCTACAGGAATGAGATCATTTCTTACCGG AAGTTAACGTGGAGATCGGGCCAAGGTGACAGAGAGATGTGTGCTGTGAAGGGAAAACATAGA GATGAGTGCCACAACTTTATTAAAGTGCTCGTTCCCAGAAACGATGACCTGGTGTTCATCTGTGGCACCAACGGCTTCAACCCCATGTGCAGATACTACAGG CTGGATAACCTCGAGTTTGACGGGGAAGAGATCAATGGTTTGGCCCGGTGCCCGTTCGACTCCAAGCAAACCAACGTGGCCCTGTTCGCTG aaGGGAAGCTGTATTCTGCAACCGTGGCTGACTTCCAGGCCAGCGATTCTGTCATCTATCGTAGTATGGGTGATGGATCAGCTCTGAGAACAATCAAATATGATTCCAAATGGCTAAAAG agCCTCATTTCCTGCACGCAGCCGAGTATGGGAATTACGTGTACTTTTTCTACCGGGAGATTGCCGTGGAACACAGCAATTTGGGCAAG GTTGTTTATTCCCGAGTGGCCCGGATCTGTAAAAATGACGTGGGCGGGTCACAGAGGGTGCTGGAGAAGCACTGGACGTCTTTCGTGAAGGCAAGGCTGAACTGTTCCGTGCCGGGGGAGTCCTTCTTCTACTTTGATGTGCTTCAGTCAATCACCGACATCATCAGCATCAACGGCGTCCCCTCCGTGGTGGGCGTGTTCACGACACAGATGAACAG TATTCCAGGGTCAGCAGTGTGTGCCTTCTCCATGACTGATATAGAGAAAGTGTTCATGGGCCGGTTCAAGGAGCAGAAGACCCCTGACTCGGTGTGGACGCCGTTTCCAGAGGAGAAGCTGCCAAAACCACG ACCTGGGAGTTGTGCGGGTCACGGTCCAGCTGCATCCTATAAGAACTCCGTGGAGTTTCCAGACGACACCCTGCAGTTCATCAAGTCCCACCCCCTCATGGACACAGCTGTGCCTTCGATTGGGGACGAGCCTTGGTTCACCAAGACACGTGTCCG GTACCGACTGACAGCGCTGGCTGTAGACGGTCAAGCAGGACCCCATAAGAACTACACGGTGGTCTTCATCGGCGCCGAATCTGGGGTCGTCCTCAAGGTTTTAGCAAAGACCTCCCTTGTATCCCTGAACGACAGCCTGTTACTGGAGGAGATCGACGTCTTCAATAAGGCCAA GTGCCCGTCTAACCGTGAGGATGACAAGCGTGTCCTCTCGCTGCATGTGGACAACAACACACACAGCCTTTATGTCGCATTTTCAAGCTGTGTCATCCGTATTCCCCTGAGTCGCTGTGAAAGGCACTCCTCCTGCCAAAA GTCATGCATTGCATCAAGGGACCCTTACTGTGGCTGGAAGCCCCACGGAGCCTGTGAGAGGATACTGCCCGGTGTTTT GAAAGGATACGAGCAAGACGTTGAATACGGGAACACCACCCACCTCGGAGATTGTCAAG ACATGGCGTTTTCATCTGCACCAGTCACTGTCCAGCCCAGTGGGCCCATACAGCCCCCAGTACTCATACCCAGTCAGAGCCCCAGCTCAGGGCCTGATCCAGAGCTACAGGATGACCCAGCCACATCCCATTCTATAAACTCTCTCTCAGGGGGGCAAGAGG GTGTGTGGGATAATCATACAGGTGACAGCAACCAGATGGTCCACATGAACATCCTCATCACCTGCGTCTTTGCGGCTTTTCTCATGGGGGCTCTCCTGGCCGGGCTAATTGTTTTCTGTTACCGAGACTCTGTCCTCCGTAAACCAAGACATGTCCACAAGGACATGGAGTCTGCACCATCCTGCTCTGACTCTACTGGGAGTTTTGTAAAACTCAATGGCCTGTTTGATAGCCCTGTAAAG GAGTACCAAACCAACATTGATTCTCCCAAGCTGTTCACCAATCTGCTGAGCAATGGTAAAGACTTAAATACGCCCAATGGTGACACCAAGACCATGATCCTGCGAGACGGCTGTCAGCCCCCTGAGTTGTCTGCTCTGCCCACACCAGAGTCTACCCCAGTTCTTCAGCAAAAAGGCCTGCAGCCCATCAAAAATCAGTGGGAAAAAGCACATGGAAAAGCCAGTGGGTCCCGTAAGGAGGCGAACACATCAGCCAAGAGTCCACATTTCCTTTCTTCTTCACCTGCACCTACTAACACCAACTCCAACCACCCTCACCTCGCCCTGGGTCACTCCAATATCCCCAGTGCGGTTGTGTTGCCCAACGCCACACATGACCAGCCTAACCTCGACAATGGCGATGAAACTTTGCCACATTCATCTGAAAAGAAACTCAAGAATCCAGATGGTAAGGGGAACAGGAAAGAACAGAAGAGGTCTGTGGATGCTAGGAATACTCTCAATGACCTTTTAAAACATCTCAATGACTCTGTGGCCAACCCTAAGGCCATTCTACAAGAAGAATCAGGGCCCCGCCCGAGGCCTCATCTCATGCTGGAGCCCATGGAGGAACTGACTGAAGTACCCCCAGCTGTGCCCAGCCGTGAGGCTTCCTTGtactctccctcctcctctctacCAAGGCACAGCCCCACTAAAAGAGTTGATGTGCCCATGCCCTCTACTCCCACTACACCCACGGGAAGCTTGAGTATGGGGGGCACCCTGGAGAGGCAAAGAGGGGGTTACCAACTCCACCGGAGTGCCTCTCATAGGCAGTCCTTATCAACCTCACCAAATGGGGTAACCATGGGGGTGTCTGTGTCTCGCGGGCACAGTATGAATAGAGGAGGATACATGCCCCCAACCCCACCCTCAAGACTTGACTCTCATGGTGCAATGGTAGCACCCGGGATGCACTCTCCCCACCCACCTTCTGTTTCCCGACAGAGTAGCTACAGTGGGCATGGCTCGCTTCCCCGAACAGGACTTAAAAGGACCCCATCATTAAAGCCAGACGTGCCCCCAAAACCCAATGGGTTTCCTCCACAGACTCCACAAATGCGAGTGGTCAACAAGTACAGTTATTAA
- the sema6dl gene encoding sema domain, transmembrane domain (TM), and cytoplasmic domain, (semaphorin) 6D, like isoform X1 produces the protein MGQGAAVLLSKVLLLLAASRTLLAVSFPEDIVPLDVVDAHFTRRYPVFRGRPSVNDSQHRLDFQLMTKIQDTLFIAGRDQVYLVSLRESYRNEIISYRKLTWRSGQGDREMCAVKGKHRDECHNFIKVLVPRNDDLVFICGTNGFNPMCRYYRLDNLEFDGEEINGLARCPFDSKQTNVALFAEGKLYSATVADFQASDSVIYRSMGDGSALRTIKYDSKWLKEPHFLHAAEYGNYVYFFYREIAVEHSNLGKVVYSRVARICKNDVGGSQRVLEKHWTSFVKARLNCSVPGESFFYFDVLQSITDIISINGVPSVVGVFTTQMNSIPGSAVCAFSMTDIEKVFMGRFKEQKTPDSVWTPFPEEKLPKPRPGSCAGHGPAASYKNSVEFPDDTLQFIKSHPLMDTAVPSIGDEPWFTKTRVRYRLTALAVDGQAGPHKNYTVVFIGAESGVVLKVLAKTSLVSLNDSLLLEEIDVFNKAKCPSNREDDKRVLSLHVDNNTHSLYVAFSSCVIRIPLSRCERHSSCQKSCIASRDPYCGWKPHGACERILPGVLKGYEQDVEYGNTTHLGDCQVFLGTTSAPDKPFGDPTSDMAFSSAPVTVQPSGPIQPPVLIPSQSPSSGPDPELQDDPATSHSINSLSGGQEGVWDNHTGDSNQMVHMNILITCVFAAFLMGALLAGLIVFCYRDSVLRKPRHVHKDMESAPSCSDSTGSFVKLNGLFDSPVKEYQTNIDSPKLFTNLLSNGKDLNTPNGDTKTMILRDGCQPPELSALPTPESTPVLQQKGLQPIKNQWEKAHGKASGSRKEANTSAKSPHFLSSSPAPTNTNSNHPHLALGHSNIPSAVVLPNATHDQPNLDNGDETLPHSSEKKLKNPDGKGNRKEQKRSVDARNTLNDLLKHLNDSVANPKAILQEESGPRPRPHLMLEPMEELTEVPPAVPSREASLYSPSSSLPRHSPTKRVDVPMPSTPTTPTGSLSMGGTLERQRGGYQLHRSASHRQSLSTSPNGVTMGVSVSRGHSMNRGGYMPPTPPSRLDSHGAMVAPGMHSPHPPSVSRQSSYSGHGSLPRTGLKRTPSLKPDVPPKPNGFPPQTPQMRVVNKYSY, from the exons ATGGGCCAGGGAGCTGCGGTTCTGCTCAGCAAGGTTCTGCTATTGCTGGCAGCCTCACGCACTCTACTCGCAGTCAGCTTCCCGGAGGACATCGTGCCCCTCGACGTCGTCGACGCGCACT TTACTCGGAGGTACCCAGTGTTCAGAGGCAGGCCCTCTGTCAACGACTCGCAGCATCGCCTCGACTTTCAGCTGATGACCAAGATACAGGACACGTTATTTATCGCTGGCAG AGATCAGGTGTACCTCGTCAGTCTCCGAGAATCCTACAGGAATGAGATCATTTCTTACCGG AAGTTAACGTGGAGATCGGGCCAAGGTGACAGAGAGATGTGTGCTGTGAAGGGAAAACATAGA GATGAGTGCCACAACTTTATTAAAGTGCTCGTTCCCAGAAACGATGACCTGGTGTTCATCTGTGGCACCAACGGCTTCAACCCCATGTGCAGATACTACAGG CTGGATAACCTCGAGTTTGACGGGGAAGAGATCAATGGTTTGGCCCGGTGCCCGTTCGACTCCAAGCAAACCAACGTGGCCCTGTTCGCTG aaGGGAAGCTGTATTCTGCAACCGTGGCTGACTTCCAGGCCAGCGATTCTGTCATCTATCGTAGTATGGGTGATGGATCAGCTCTGAGAACAATCAAATATGATTCCAAATGGCTAAAAG agCCTCATTTCCTGCACGCAGCCGAGTATGGGAATTACGTGTACTTTTTCTACCGGGAGATTGCCGTGGAACACAGCAATTTGGGCAAG GTTGTTTATTCCCGAGTGGCCCGGATCTGTAAAAATGACGTGGGCGGGTCACAGAGGGTGCTGGAGAAGCACTGGACGTCTTTCGTGAAGGCAAGGCTGAACTGTTCCGTGCCGGGGGAGTCCTTCTTCTACTTTGATGTGCTTCAGTCAATCACCGACATCATCAGCATCAACGGCGTCCCCTCCGTGGTGGGCGTGTTCACGACACAGATGAACAG TATTCCAGGGTCAGCAGTGTGTGCCTTCTCCATGACTGATATAGAGAAAGTGTTCATGGGCCGGTTCAAGGAGCAGAAGACCCCTGACTCGGTGTGGACGCCGTTTCCAGAGGAGAAGCTGCCAAAACCACG ACCTGGGAGTTGTGCGGGTCACGGTCCAGCTGCATCCTATAAGAACTCCGTGGAGTTTCCAGACGACACCCTGCAGTTCATCAAGTCCCACCCCCTCATGGACACAGCTGTGCCTTCGATTGGGGACGAGCCTTGGTTCACCAAGACACGTGTCCG GTACCGACTGACAGCGCTGGCTGTAGACGGTCAAGCAGGACCCCATAAGAACTACACGGTGGTCTTCATCGGCGCCGAATCTGGGGTCGTCCTCAAGGTTTTAGCAAAGACCTCCCTTGTATCCCTGAACGACAGCCTGTTACTGGAGGAGATCGACGTCTTCAATAAGGCCAA GTGCCCGTCTAACCGTGAGGATGACAAGCGTGTCCTCTCGCTGCATGTGGACAACAACACACACAGCCTTTATGTCGCATTTTCAAGCTGTGTCATCCGTATTCCCCTGAGTCGCTGTGAAAGGCACTCCTCCTGCCAAAA GTCATGCATTGCATCAAGGGACCCTTACTGTGGCTGGAAGCCCCACGGAGCCTGTGAGAGGATACTGCCCGGTGTTTT GAAAGGATACGAGCAAGACGTTGAATACGGGAACACCACCCACCTCGGAGATTGTCAAG tgtttttggGCACTACCTCAGCGCCAGACAAACCATTTGGCGATCCTACCTCTG ACATGGCGTTTTCATCTGCACCAGTCACTGTCCAGCCCAGTGGGCCCATACAGCCCCCAGTACTCATACCCAGTCAGAGCCCCAGCTCAGGGCCTGATCCAGAGCTACAGGATGACCCAGCCACATCCCATTCTATAAACTCTCTCTCAGGGGGGCAAGAGG GTGTGTGGGATAATCATACAGGTGACAGCAACCAGATGGTCCACATGAACATCCTCATCACCTGCGTCTTTGCGGCTTTTCTCATGGGGGCTCTCCTGGCCGGGCTAATTGTTTTCTGTTACCGAGACTCTGTCCTCCGTAAACCAAGACATGTCCACAAGGACATGGAGTCTGCACCATCCTGCTCTGACTCTACTGGGAGTTTTGTAAAACTCAATGGCCTGTTTGATAGCCCTGTAAAG GAGTACCAAACCAACATTGATTCTCCCAAGCTGTTCACCAATCTGCTGAGCAATGGTAAAGACTTAAATACGCCCAATGGTGACACCAAGACCATGATCCTGCGAGACGGCTGTCAGCCCCCTGAGTTGTCTGCTCTGCCCACACCAGAGTCTACCCCAGTTCTTCAGCAAAAAGGCCTGCAGCCCATCAAAAATCAGTGGGAAAAAGCACATGGAAAAGCCAGTGGGTCCCGTAAGGAGGCGAACACATCAGCCAAGAGTCCACATTTCCTTTCTTCTTCACCTGCACCTACTAACACCAACTCCAACCACCCTCACCTCGCCCTGGGTCACTCCAATATCCCCAGTGCGGTTGTGTTGCCCAACGCCACACATGACCAGCCTAACCTCGACAATGGCGATGAAACTTTGCCACATTCATCTGAAAAGAAACTCAAGAATCCAGATGGTAAGGGGAACAGGAAAGAACAGAAGAGGTCTGTGGATGCTAGGAATACTCTCAATGACCTTTTAAAACATCTCAATGACTCTGTGGCCAACCCTAAGGCCATTCTACAAGAAGAATCAGGGCCCCGCCCGAGGCCTCATCTCATGCTGGAGCCCATGGAGGAACTGACTGAAGTACCCCCAGCTGTGCCCAGCCGTGAGGCTTCCTTGtactctccctcctcctctctacCAAGGCACAGCCCCACTAAAAGAGTTGATGTGCCCATGCCCTCTACTCCCACTACACCCACGGGAAGCTTGAGTATGGGGGGCACCCTGGAGAGGCAAAGAGGGGGTTACCAACTCCACCGGAGTGCCTCTCATAGGCAGTCCTTATCAACCTCACCAAATGGGGTAACCATGGGGGTGTCTGTGTCTCGCGGGCACAGTATGAATAGAGGAGGATACATGCCCCCAACCCCACCCTCAAGACTTGACTCTCATGGTGCAATGGTAGCACCCGGGATGCACTCTCCCCACCCACCTTCTGTTTCCCGACAGAGTAGCTACAGTGGGCATGGCTCGCTTCCCCGAACAGGACTTAAAAGGACCCCATCATTAAAGCCAGACGTGCCCCCAAAACCCAATGGGTTTCCTCCACAGACTCCACAAATGCGAGTGGTCAACAAGTACAGTTATTAA